A genomic segment from Streptomyces sp. NBC_00459 encodes:
- a CDS encoding MBL fold metallo-hydrolase — protein MNDSRLRRPSAVRTLRVGELKVSYVPDGAMLLKPAGSPPEAVDRHWSRYGAYLNDTRRLVANTGGLLVEHGARALLIDAGFGPRAVPEDPAHPDRGAVHGGSLPGNLALLGRSPGDIETVAFTHLHPDHTGWACVDPPLFTRATFVIPKTEWDQDHRDPALEALEPRTRLVLAGEEIFPGVHAMALPGHTSGHTGFVIASHGARLLAFGDALLSSLQIRHPEWSAISDTDPARSERHRRHLIAELLRPDTLGFGIHFADVVFGRVRAHGENAVWHPL, from the coding sequence GTGAACGACAGCCGACTGCGCAGGCCCTCCGCCGTGCGTACCCTGCGCGTGGGTGAGTTGAAGGTCAGTTACGTGCCCGACGGGGCGATGCTGCTGAAGCCGGCCGGCAGTCCGCCCGAGGCCGTCGACCGTCACTGGAGCAGATACGGCGCCTACCTCAACGACACGCGCCGCCTCGTCGCCAACACCGGCGGCCTGCTCGTCGAACACGGTGCCCGGGCCCTGCTGATCGACGCCGGGTTCGGCCCGCGCGCGGTACCGGAGGACCCCGCCCACCCCGACCGGGGCGCGGTGCACGGCGGCTCGCTGCCCGGCAATCTGGCCCTGCTCGGGCGGTCGCCCGGGGACATCGAGACGGTGGCCTTCACCCACCTGCACCCCGACCACACCGGCTGGGCCTGCGTCGACCCGCCCCTGTTCACCCGGGCCACCTTCGTGATCCCCAAGACCGAATGGGACCAGGACCACCGTGACCCCGCGCTGGAGGCCCTCGAACCCCGGACCAGGCTGGTGCTCGCCGGCGAGGAGATCTTCCCCGGCGTCCACGCCATGGCCCTGCCCGGCCACACCTCCGGGCACACCGGCTTCGTCATCGCCTCCCACGGCGCCCGCCTGCTCGCCTTCGGCGACGCCCTGCTCTCCTCCCTCCAGATACGGCACCCCGAGTGGTCCGCGATCTCCGACACCGACCCCGCCCGGTCCGAGCGCCACCGGCGCCACCTGATCGCCGAACTCCTGCGCCCGGACACCCTCGGCTTCGGCATCCACTTCGCCGACGTGGTCTTCGGCAGGGTGCGAGCGCACGGCGAGAACGCGGTCTGGCACCCGCTGTGA